A single Triticum dicoccoides isolate Atlit2015 ecotype Zavitan chromosome 2A, WEW_v2.0, whole genome shotgun sequence DNA region contains:
- the LOC119355190 gene encoding uncharacterized protein LOC119355190 → MDGMDFLAGMGMNEDDLMTMVFEKNVAELREDTFDGSEEERKIFEEIFGCGQNTSQPGIGKTSIPPSGSASSGKMGYCRIVESFTHGNLSSYHVFDHSASQQMQNAMPCTDHHDMPSELVVQSTPPSVDRVYTRRAVTHNHSSHRAELSSVLDLERVDITSVIARRPGGCGFGMLWNHLRLHAHLLMMDAGWKIEGKERGNKSKIEGDKERGNKIKIDLMYESPDKLMRLASLARAWKCFGEWLLVRSSIVDGDDCGKEWSNMHDFLCDLKDTLLCLEHEARRPEQSLSFMHQWRLLDPFMAVVCIEKKVAALRNGVPLKAVNSTVYGPQS, encoded by the coding sequence ATGGATGGGATGGACTTCCTGGCCGGAATGGGCATGAACGAGGATGATCTTATGACGATGGTGTTTGAAAAGAATGTCGCTGAGCTGAGAGAAGACACATTTGATGGTTCTGAGgaggaaagaaaaatctttgaggaGATTTTCGGCTGCGGACAGAACACTTCTCAACCAGGCATAGGCAAAACATCTATACCGCCATCCGGCTCTGCCTCCAGCGGCAAGATGGGCTACTGCCGCATAGTGGAGTCCTTCACTCACGGCAACCTATCGAGCTATCATGTCTTCGATCACAGTGCTAGTCAACAGATGCAGAACGCAATGCCTTGCACAGATCATCATGACATGCCTTCTGAGCTCGTGGTACAGTCGACGCCACCTTCCGTTGATCGGGTGTACACTCGCAGGGCGGTGACTCACAATCACAGCAGCCACAGAGCAGAACTTTCCAGTGTCCTGGATTTGGAGAGGGTTGACATCACCAGCGTGATCGCGCGGCGGCCTGGCGGCTGTGGCTTTGGAATGCTCTGGAACCATCTCCGGCTGCACGCGCATCTTCTGATGATGGACGCCGGGTGGAAGATCGAGGGCAAGGAGAGGGGGAACAAGAGCAAGATCGAGGGCGATAAGGAAAGGGGGAACAAGATTAAGATCGACCTCATGTACGAGTCGCCCGACAAGCTCATGCGCCTGGCTTCTCTTGCTAGGGCTTGGAAGTGCTTTGGTGAGTGGCTGCTGGTCCGCTCGTCCATAGTTGATGGAGATGACTGTGGAAAGGAATGGTCCAACATGCACGACTTTCTGTGTGATTTGAAGGACACGCTGCTGTGCTTGGAACACGAGGCCCGGCGCCCCGAGCAATCCCTGTCTTTCATGCACCAGTGGCGGCTGCTCGATCCTTTCATGGCGGTGGTTTGCATCGAGAAGAAGGTCGCAGCGCTGCGGAATGGAGTGCCATTGAAGGCTGTGAACAGCACAGTCTACGGCCCTCAGTCATAG